Part of the Subtercola frigoramans genome, CGCAGATCAGTGCAAGGTGTGCGAGTGCGACCCGGATCGACTCGAATCCCAGAGCGATCTCCATTGGGTGGAAGTTGCCTGTGGACAGCGCTCGCCCGGTGTCGGGGCTCGTCATCGGGTTGTCATCGCTCGCGTTGAGCTCGGTCTCGACCGTGAACGCGAGATTGTCGAAGACCGCCCGAGCGGCACCGTGCACCTGGGCCACGGTACGGATCGAGAGTGGGTCCTGGAGGGAGATCGCCTGCAGCGGATCCGTCAGGTAGCTGCCTTCGAGCAGAGAAAGGATGTTCGCCGCAACGTCTGCCTGGCTGCGAGACGACCTCGCCACAGCGACCTCGGGGTCGAACGGAGTGAGACTCGACCGTGCTGCCTCCATGGTGAGTGCCGCCGCGACATCTGCCAGGCGCAGCGTCCGGGCGACCTCACCCAGGGCCAGGGCGCCGATTCCGATCGAATAGGAGTTCTCGGAGACGACCGCGAGCCCCTCTTTGAGCCCGAGCGTGATCGGTTGGAGCCCCGCCTGTTGCAGCGCCTGTGCTGACGACAACTTCGTTCCGTTGAGGAATGCTGTTCCGCGCCCGATCATCGTCGCAGCGATGGCTGCGAGAGTCCCGAGGTCGGAGGCGCCGATCGAGCCCTCTCTGGGCACATTCGGCACAACCCCGGCATTGAGCATCTGTGAGTAGAACTCCGCGACCGGGAGGCTCAGGCCGCTGTACCCACGCACAGCTCCCGCAAGGCGCGCGAGCATGATTGCCCGCACCTCCGGCTCAGGCAGTGAAGGGCCGATTCCGAAAGCGTGACTGACCACGATGTCGACCTGGTACTGGTCGAGTACATCGCGGGAGATCTCCACGTCGCGAGTGTGCCCCAACCCGGTGTTGAGCCCGTAGACGCGGGTACCCTTCTCCAGAGCATCGGTCAGGACCGCCCGGCCGAGGGCGATCCGTTCCCGGGCATCAGGGGCGAGCGTCACCTCGGCTGCGTCCAAGGCGATCGACTGCACCTCGTCGAGGGTGAGCGGTGAGGAGAACGAGAGGGAGACGGTCTTCATGGGCTGGGGGGTCCTTCGATTGTGTACGGCGGTCGAGTGCGAGTGTCGGTGAGCCGTGCGGCTGGCACGTCGCTCAGAACTCCATGACGTTCTCGCGGAATGTTGCGTGCTCGTACCCCGTGCGCACGAGCCCGCGCTTGCGGAGGGCGGGTACGACACGGTCGACGACCGCCGTCATGTACTCGGGGGCGATGCTCGCGCCGAACAGGAATCCGTCGCCACCGACCTCCGCCATGACGTCCTGCATCTGCCCGGCGATCGAATCGGCCGTGCCGATGAAGGGGAAGCCCATCACCCCGACGTTCGACTTCGACTCCAGGACCTCCCGGAGGGTTGCACCCGGCGCAGCAGTGCTCAGGAATTCCTTGAGCGATGACTGCGAGCCATTGGTCGTGAGCTCGGGCATCGGCGCATCGAGGTCGAGTTTCGAGAAGTCGATTCCGGTGATGTTCGAGATGCCGGCCATCTGCATGGAGTAGTTCTTCTTGAACGCCTCACGCCGGCGGTCGGCGTGAGCGGCTGCCTCAGCATCGGTGTCGCCGATGATCACTCCGGTGGTGAACATGACCTTCACCGTCTCCGGGTCGCGGCCGATCGACACGGCGTGGCTCTTCACATCGGTGTAGTACGCCTTCATATCCTCGACGGAGGTGCAGCTCGCGATGATGACCTCGGCGTTCTTCGCCGCGAACCGGCGGCCGGCCGGTGAACCGCCGGCCTGGAAGAGAACCGGCGAGCCCTGAGGGCCGGCCGGCGCATTCAACGGGCCGCGAGAGGAGAAGTACTTGCCTTCGAAGTCGATCGGCTTGACATCGGCTGCGGAGTAGGCGATGCCGGTCTCCGGGTCGAGCACGGCCGCGCTTGCGGGGAACGAGTTCCACAACTGCTTCGTCACTTCGACGAATTCGTCGGCCAGGTTGTAGCGCTCATCGTGTTCGGGCTGGGTGAGCCCGTAGTTCGACCAGGCGAGTTGTGTGGTCGCCGTCACGATGTTCCACCCGATTCGGCCCTTGGTGAGGTGGTCGAGCGTCGTCATGAGACGGGCGAGCATCCAGGGCTGGTAGAAACCCGTTGTCAGCGTCGGCACGATGCCGATGTGCTTGGTGGCCATCGCGAGATACGGAACCAGCGGCACCGGATCGAGCTTGGGAGCCATGATGCCGTGGTTGAGGTAGAACTCGGGGCTGCCGCCGAACGTCTCGGGCACCATCGAGGAGTCCTCGAGGATCA contains:
- a CDS encoding aromatic amino acid ammonia-lyase is translated as MKTVSLSFSSPLTLDEVQSIALDAAEVTLAPDARERIALGRAVLTDALEKGTRVYGLNTGLGHTRDVEISRDVLDQYQVDIVVSHAFGIGPSLPEPEVRAIMLARLAGAVRGYSGLSLPVAEFYSQMLNAGVVPNVPREGSIGASDLGTLAAIAATMIGRGTAFLNGTKLSSAQALQQAGLQPITLGLKEGLAVVSENSYSIGIGALALGEVARTLRLADVAAALTMEAARSSLTPFDPEVAVARSSRSQADVAANILSLLEGSYLTDPLQAISLQDPLSIRTVAQVHGAARAVFDNLAFTVETELNASDDNPMTSPDTGRALSTGNFHPMEIALGFESIRVALAHLALICERRVGVIGMEFWSSRASTDVASLPGGAILTPGLGGYAHAAISARIRTLANPVTLNIPSLDHGQEDHATAAPLAVDFTRELTAKLNDMLAGEIIIASALLSWRADVTLGAGTRPYFDVVVQAAKEGAADELGGELVARATPRLVEMTSRGVHLSRGADSAPDVHPSTGGADLGSFAPTPLYRSRKKALTDELHNAAAG
- a CDS encoding NtaA/DmoA family FMN-dependent monooxygenase (This protein belongs to a clade of FMN-dependent monooxygenases, within a broader family of flavin-dependent oxidoreductases, the luciferase-like monooxygenase (LMM) family, some of whose members use coenzyme F420 rather than FMN.), yielding MSQFHLGWFNGAGFSLNGWGTPSFGTGYKPWEPDMFQDGIRILERGGFDFMILEDSSMVPETFGGSPEFYLNHGIMAPKLDPVPLVPYLAMATKHIGIVPTLTTGFYQPWMLARLMTTLDHLTKGRIGWNIVTATTQLAWSNYGLTQPEHDERYNLADEFVEVTKQLWNSFPASAAVLDPETGIAYSAADVKPIDFEGKYFSSRGPLNAPAGPQGSPVLFQAGGSPAGRRFAAKNAEVIIASCTSVEDMKAYYTDVKSHAVSIGRDPETVKVMFTTGVIIGDTDAEAAAHADRRREAFKKNYSMQMAGISNITGIDFSKLDLDAPMPELTTNGSQSSLKEFLSTAAPGATLREVLESKSNVGVMGFPFIGTADSIAGQMQDVMAEVGGDGFLFGASIAPEYMTAVVDRVVPALRKRGLVRTGYEHATFRENVMEF